The Pararhizobium sp. IMCC21322 sequence CCGATTCCATCAAAACACCTTAACTCGGTGTCCACGGAACCGGCAGCAGGCCAAACTGCTTCAGTGGCTACGGCAGTACCCTTCCGTGTTACTTTGGGTGAAGGGTAAACTCGGTCAAGGATATTCTGGTTGGCAGCCGTATGCGGCTTGGAGCAATCCCCCAAGGGATACCGATGATACGCTAATTTTGGCCTCTGGCGTCGTAGTCACACTTCCTTCTGGCAAAGGCGACAAGCTTAGCATTGATGATGCCATCGGACCTATGCGTGATCTCATTCGCACGACCAACAAGGCGGTTCGTATCACGGGGCTATCAGGTGGGGGAAAGACAAGGATTGTGCAAAGTCTCTTCGATGAGACAATTGGAACTCATCCATTGGACAGAACTGCTGCCGTTTACGTTGATACTGGAACGGGGCCGGATCCATCAGCCACCGCAATGTTAGACAGGTTATTGGCCGAAGGCAGGCGCGCAATCATGGTCCTCGACAACTGCCCTTCAGATCTGCACTCCGCACTAGCAGGCAAGGTTTCAGCCTCAAAGGCAGAAATTTCATTAATTATTGTCGAGTACGATATTCGGGACGACAAGCCCCAAACAACGGAAGTCATCCATATTGAAGCAAACGGCTCCGATGTATCCGATCAGCTTCTTATCCGTCGATTCCCAGGCATCGGCCAAACGAACGCACGTAAGATTGCTGAATTTGCCGACGGCAACGCCAGGGTCTCATTAGCTGTCGCTGAGCGAGTTGAAGAAGGAGAATCCTTAGCCCAATTGTCAGATAGCCAGTTGTTTGATCGGATCTTCGAGCAGCGCAATCAACCCGACGAAAACCTTCGTGAACACGCAGAAATACTCTCCCTTGTCTATTCCTTCTCAGTAACGAAGCCGGAAGTTGGACTGGACGAGCTAGGCTCAGGCCCTGTTGGTTAACGGCTTTTCATAAATGAGCGAATCAGATTCAATGTGTCAAACGACGGAGGTTTGTCATGTCTGATTTGTTTTGGTTGTCTGATCATCAACTCGCTCGGATGCGCCCTTATTTCCCCCTGGCTCACGGAGCACCACGTGTGGATGACCGGCGGGTGATTTCGGGGATTATCTTTGTCCTCAAAAATGGCCTTCGGTGGCGCGATGCGCCAACCGAATATGGACCACACAAGACGCTATATAACCGCTTTGTCCGGTGGAGCCGATTGGGTGTTTTTGACCGTATCTACAGTGGCTTATCTGGTGAAGACGGAGGACCTGAAACATTGATGATTGATGCGACCCACCTGAAAGCACACCGCACAGCTTGCAGCCTTTTAAAAAAAGGGATGTACCCCGTCATATCGGGCGCACAAAAGGCGGCTTGAATTCCAAACTTCATGCTGTTGTCAATGGTGAGGGCAAGCCCATCATCATGGCACTAACTGCCGGTCAGGTATCCGATCACATCGGAGCCAAGATCACCTACCCAGAACTACCTGAAGCCAAAATTATGATTGCTGACAAGGGATACGACAGTGACGAATATCGTGCAGCACTCAAGGCCAAACGTATTTCTTCATGTATCCCGCCACGCAAAGGCCGAAACAATCCTGCAACATTCTGCAAACGCCAATATAAACAGCGCCATAAGGTCGAAAACATGTTCGGCAGGCTCAAAGACTGGCGGCGCATTGCAACCCGTTATGATAGATGCGCAGACATATTCATTGCTGCAATAACAATTGCAGCAATCATGATATGGTGGATTTAATGAGTCCTGACCCTAGGGTCAGGACCTATTAATCGACTGGATTCCCATTTTAACTGAATTGTGATTCATCATGAGTGACTTGTTTTGGCTTTCGCAGGATCAGTTGGCGAAGATCGAGCCGTATTTTCCCTTGGCCCATGGTGAGCCGCGTGTGGATGATCGTCGGGTGGTGGTGTCAGGGATTATCTTTGTGATCAAGAATGGGCTTCGCCTCTCGATTGCGCTTTGCTTGTCTGCCGGCCAACGGCTGGCGCGATGCACCATCGGATCATGGGCCGCATAAGACGCTATACAATCGCTTCATCCGATGGAGCCACCTGGTGTTTTTGATAGCATCTTCAGTGCGTTAGTCAGCGACGCGGGCAGTCCTGATACGCTTATGATTGATGCCACCCACCTGAAAGCCCACCGAACTGCCTGCAGTTTGCTAAAAAAGGCGATGTTCCCCGCCATATTGGCCGCACAAAAGGTGGATTGAACTCCAAACTGCATGCGGTCTGTGATGGCAAGGGACGTCCGATCATCATGGGCGTGAGTGAGGGCCAGTTAAGCGATCACATCGGCGCCAAACTGCTTTGTCCCGCGTTTCCTGAGAAAGCATCCCACCTGATCGGCGACAAAGGGTATGACAGCGATGAGTTTAAGGCTGCGCTGAAAGCCAAGGGAATAACGCCCTGCATTCCACCGCGAAAGGGTCGCAACCTTCCTGCCGGTTTTAGCAAAACCCTCTACAAGGAACGCCACAAGGTGGAAAACATGTTCGGCAGACTTAAAGACCGGCGACGCGTAGCAACTCGATACCACAGATGCGCACACACATTCTTTTCAAGCATATGCATTGCAGCTATCGTCATATGGTGGATTTAATGAGTCCTGAGCCTAGATGAAATTAGTTTAATATTATAATTTTGATAGCATCGGCTTGATAGTTTCAAATATATATTCAGAAACAATCTTATCACCTTTTGGCAAAAGGTGAGTTCCATCTTTTTTATATACATTCATGTAATCATTAAGAATATCTGTAGAATTATACATATAATCGTATTTGTCTGCCAACTTAGTAATATTCTTATACAACAAATTTACATCATTAATATATTTTTTTCTGTTTTTTCCGAATTCAGAAAATTCTTTTGCTTCCACATCAAAATCATTCCTATAATATTTGTATGGCTGTATAAATGAAACAAAGTCTGCACCAAATGTTCCTGAAACAGATTTCATAATTTGAATATTCTTTTCAAATTGTTCAGGAAGGGATTTTTCACTTTCAACCCCCAATGTTAAACTCAATTTATTAACCTTTCTATTTTCGCTAAAAGAAGATATTAAGGCCACAAAACTTGGCATTATTATGGGAAGTTGTTTATTTACTATTTTTCCAAACATCTTACGTTGAAATTTATGTGTCATTGGCTGTGGCAATTCACTATATCTACCTCGGTCATTTATTCCACTGTATGAAATAACAATATCGGGGTGAAATTCCAGACCATCTCGTATCAACTTTAAGAGCTCTTGATTAGTAGAATATCCTCCAGTCCCTCCATTTATTACAGTACCCTTTATCTCCA is a genomic window containing:
- a CDS encoding IS5 family transposase (programmed frameshift), with the translated sequence MSDLFWLSDHQLARMRPYFPLAHGAPRVDDRRVISGIIFVLKNGLRWRDAPTEYGPHKTLYNRFVRWSRLGVFDRIYSGLSGEDGGPETLMIDATHLKAHRTACSLLKKGMLPRHIGRTKGGLNSKLHAVVNGEGKPIIMALTAGQVSDHIGAKITYPELPEAKIMIADKGYDSDEYRAALKAKRISSCIPPRKGRNNPATFCKRQYKQRHKVENMFGRLKDWRRIATRYDRCADIFIAAITIAAIMIWWI
- a CDS encoding SGNH/GDSL hydrolase family protein, encoding MKIRSQFIIIAINSLILLLIIEASSHVYMRYIGDKKPFFLNIGSINGEGDDVLNALDPLLGYAHGYNEDGVINLNENYTWHHGFVIYKKLEDPILRIDEIERPIILTLGGSTTDGISYGHSWPEELAKNLKSLEIKGTVINGGTGGYSTNQELLKLIRDGLEFHPDIVISYSGINDRGRYSELPQPMTHKFQRKMFGKIVNKQLPIIMPSFVALISSFSENRKVNKLSLTLGVESEKSLPEQFEKNIQIMKSVSGTFGADFVSFIQPYKYYRNDFDVEAKEFSEFGKNRKKYINDVNLLYKNITKLADKYDYMYNSTDILNDYMNVYKKDGTHLLPKGDKIVSEYIFETIKPMLSKL